In Macaca nemestrina isolate mMacNem1 chromosome 14, mMacNem.hap1, whole genome shotgun sequence, the sequence GCCCTAAAGAGCAGGCAGCCAGCAAGTGCTGACCCCCAGCCCTGGCAGGACCTTGGCACATGCTGCAATTTCTGGGTAACTTAGCCTGTCAGGAGCGGAGGCTTGGCCTCCAGACTCTGCCACCCAGAGGGTCCCTCTGCCTTTAGCCCCCACCCTCGCTGAGGTGATGCTTCTCTCAGTACCACTGCCCCTACCTGTCAGTAGGACAGGCTACTGAGAGGCTGCAGGCCCACACCTTAGCTCTACTTTATACTCCTAGATCTTGGCCAAGTTGTTCTTTCTACATTCCAGTCGTCTCAATGGAAGAACGAGGATACTAGCAGACCCTGCCCTAGAGGACTGTTGAGGGACCACATGTGTGAGCACGGCAAGATGCTTGCACCTGCCTACAGAAATTTTCTTACTGCTTCTTAGCCTGCAATGCCCTGTGGCAGCTCACAGCTGGCTGAGTAGACTTGCTGCAGGTGCTGCTGTGCTCACGCCCCGCAGCGGGGTTTCAGGGTAGAGAGGCGAGGAGACTCACCCGACACAAAAGAGTGGAGCTGAGACCACAACTGGGTTTTCTCCCCGCTACGGCCCTGCCCCTCACTGACCCTATTCCCACTTCCTTGTATGAGGCTCTGGGGAGCACTTTCGTTGCTCACTAGTGGGCGATGACAGCGCGGGCCCCGGATGACCCCTCGATCCTCTTGATTTCTGCAGCTAGGACCTTGGGGGTCTTGCGGGGTCTCTCACACACGGGGCTATCGAGCAGTGGACGCCAGGACCAGGCGCGCCCCAGCTTCCTCACCTGTAGCCCCGGAACCACCCTGGGTTGTTGAACCTGCCCGGCAGGTCCGCGCTTACGCGGTAGTAGTCGCTGGTCCTCTCAGGCGGGGCCGTGGCCTTGGGCTCCACAGGCTCCGCGCACGCTCTGGGGCTTTCCTCCGCCATTGCGCCTCGAAAAGCAGGACTCGGCGGCGTCCTGTTGCCAAGCGACGGCCAGGTCACGTGACTGGGGCGGAGCGGAGGGGCCTTAAAGGCGCCGCGCGTGGGCGGTGCTCCTCCGCGGGCGGGTAGGGAACCTGCCGAGCGAGTCCCCAACGACTGGGAAGGTCGGGACGGCGAGAGATTCCCTGCTGGGACCGTTGTATGGGGCAGCCCCTGGCCCCCAGCCACCCGCGAGGGGACCGGGTCACCCCAGCATGAGGGTGTGGACTCCCGGGCGAAAGGAACCCCAGGGCCTGGGACCCCGCCAGCCGGGTGATGGGGTTTAAGCACTGCAGGTCCACTCGGCAGACAACGATTGGACGCTTGCTGTCCAATGTACTCCAGGGATGATATGCCCCTCAGCACCCCGAGTCTAAATTGAGACCCGAGATCTTGCTAACTTTATGAAATTCTCCTAAGTCAAATATcgtttaaatattaaaaacatggccgggcgcggtggctcaagcctgtaatcccagcactttgggaggccgagacgggcggatcacgaggtcaggagatcgagaccatcctggctaacacggtgaaaccccgtctctactaaaaaaaatacaaaaaaactagccgggcgaggtggcgggcgcctgtagtcccagctactcgggaggctgaggcaggagaatggcgtgaacccaggaggcggagcttgcagtgagctgagatccggccactgcactccagcctgggcgacagagcgagactccgtctcaaaaacaaacaaacaaaataaataaaaaataataaataaataaataaataaataaataaataaataaataaataaataaatattaaaaacagtttTGGAGCGCGAGAGGCTGCGCGGGACGTGGTTCACAGCTCACGTGGCGGGAGGCGAGGGTCCCCATCGCCCAGCGGGCTCCCCCAAAGGTCAGGGGCCTCCCGGGCTGGTGGGGCCCATTAGCGAGGCGGGGCGAGCTGCAAGGCGAGGACGGTGGCCCCACTCCCGGCCCGAGACTCTCAAGCCCGGGACCCCGGGCCCTGCCCCCTCGTCTGCCCCGCCCCCGCAGGGAGGTCCCAGCCGCCCGCGGACGGCGCTGTGGCTCCTCCGGGCCTGTAGGTGGCACTGCGGCCCCGCGCGGACGGCGGCGGGAGGGGAGGCCGCTCGGCCCGGCTCGGAGGGAGGCCTCGCTCCGCCCCGCGTCCCGGCCATGGCGACCGTCCCGGCCGCGCTGCCCCGAATGCTCGGCGCGGGTGAGCGCGCGCTTGCGGGTCCCTGGGGAGGAGGATGCAGAGGGGGCGCGGGGACCCGAGGGAGCAGCGGGGACGCGGAGGGGACCCGGTGCGAGCGCGGAGGGGACTCGAGGAGGGCGCGGGGACGCAGAGGGGATCCGTTGGGGCTGCGGTGGGGGCGGGCGTGGTGCACCCGGGACGCGGCGCCAGGACGTCTGTCTGCTTCCCCCCAGGTGCCCGGGCGCCGTCGCGCTGGCTGGGGTTCCTCGGGAAGGCGACCTCCGGACCTGCTCGGTCGAGCCGCAGGACGCTTGGAAGCGCTGCGACCCCTGTGATCCGCGAGTCCGAGGACGGCACCGGTGACACTGGGCGCGCAGCCGAGTCAGGTAGGAACTAGGAGAGGCCGGCAGCCGCGGGAGATGCGAACCCTGCAGGGGCCTGGGCGCTGCACGTGGTCGAAACTGCGCGCCCGGCCGGGCTCCTCCCACTCCCGTGCTGGCCACCTGAGACCACAAGGTGGGGAGGTGCCAGAAAGACCTGAGAAACCCGCTGg encodes:
- the PIERCE1 gene encoding piercer of microtubule wall 1 protein isoform X1 — protein: MAEESPRACAEPVEPKATAPPERTSDYYRVSADLPGRFNNPGWFRGYRTQKAISVYTTSNQAYGSRAPTVHEMPRAACSGTTLSMFTWRKAS